The genomic interval GTGCTCGACCTCTGCAACCCCGAGGTGCGGGACCACATCGTCGACCAGGTGGGGCGCCTCGTCGACGATCACGGCTTCCGCTACGTCAAATGGGATATGAACCGGCACATCGCCGACGCCTTCTCTCCGCACGTCGCACACCCCGGCATGACCGCGCACGCCTACATGCTCGGCCTCTACGACGTGCTCGAGCGCATCTTCACCCCGCGCCCGCACGTGCTGCTCGAGATGTGCTCCTCGGGCGGCAACCGCTTCGACCTCGGGATGCTGCGCTACGCGGCCATGATCTGGTCCTCCGACGACACCGACCCGATCGAGCGCCTCTCGATCCAGCACGGACTCAGCCACCTGTACCCGCTGAGCGTCATCAGCAACCACGTCTCGGCATCCCCGCACGCCCAGACGCTGCGCGACACCCCGCTCTCGACCCGCTTCAACGTCGCCGCGTTCGGGTGCCTCGGCTACGAGTACGACCTCGACTTCCTCACCGCAGAGGACACCCGCGAGATCATCGAGCAGATCGCGTTCTACACGAAGCACCGCGACACCTTCCAGTTCGGGCGCTTCCGCCGAAGGCCCGTCGCACCCGCGCTCGGCAACGCGGGGCGGATGGTGTGGCAGTCGGGTGACGCGGACCTCACGATCGTCGGCAACTTCCAGCGCGGGGTGCGCGCGGCACCCGAGCGCGACATCCTCTCGATCACCGGGCTCGACCCCGACGCCCGCTACCAGGTGGACGCGAAGCCGCAGCGGCTCATGCTCGACCGCCTCGGCGCGCTCGTCAACCACGTGAGCCCCATCAAGCTCGACCCGAACGGCCTCGTCATGAACGTCGTGAGCCGCCACAAGAGCCTCCCCGACGCCGACGAGCACTACACCGGAACCGGTGCGCTGCTCGAGGTCGGCATCCGACTCCACATGCAGTTCGCCGGAACCGGCCACACCCCGCACCTGCGGATGCTGGGCGACCACGGCTCGACCCTCTACACCGTCGTACGAGAGGACACCCGTTGACCACCCAGCCCGACAGCGCCCGCCGCCGCCAGACCCTCCGCAACCGCTACGGATTCGGCATCGGCACGATCGGCCGTGACGCCGCCTACACGCTCATCAGCATGTTCCTGCTGTTCTACCTGTCGGACATCCTCGGGGTGTCGCAGCAGGTGTTCGCGACCGTGTCGATCGTGATCGTCGCCGGACGCATCCTCGATGCCATCATCGACCCCTTCGTCGGGGTGCTCGTCGACAACACCCGCAGCCGGTGGGGCAAGTTCAAGCCGTGGATCGTGGTGGGCATCCTCGTGTCGTCCGCGCTCACCGTGATGATGTTCACCCCGTGGGATCTCGGCGAGGTGGCCTTCGTCCTCGTCTTCAGCATCGTGTACGTGGCGTGGAGCGCCGCATTCGCCGCCAACGACATCAGCTTCTGGTCGATGCTGCCGGCGCTCACCCAGAGCCAGCGCGAGCGCGAGAAGATCGGCTCCTTCGCCCGCATCTGCGCCTCGATCGGCACCTTCTCGGTCGTCGTCGCGATCGTTCCGGTGTCGAGCGCGATCGGCGAGGCGACGGGCGACATCCGCTCCTCGTTCTTCTGGGTCGCGCTCGTGATCGCCGTGGTCATGGTCGTGCTGCAGCTCGTGATGGTGCTGCTCACGCAGGAGGATCGCACGGTCGTCACCGAGAGTCACACGAAGTTCCGCGAACTGGTGACGGTGATCTTCCGCAACGACCAGCTCCTCGCGATCGCGGTGGCGTTCGTGCTGTTCATGACCGCGTTCGCGGTCACCACCGGTTTCGGCACCTACTACTTCAAGTACGTGTACGGCGATGTCGACACGTACGGCATCTTCGCCGCCGTGCTCGGGGTCTCGCAGATCACGGCCCTCGCGCTGTACCCGCTGTTCTCGGCGCGGATGTCGCGCAGCCGCCTGTTCACGATCGCGCTGTTCGTCGTCGTCGCGGGCTACGTGCTGTTCTTCTTCGCGCCTCCCGGGGGCCTTCTGTATGTGGTGATCGCGGGTATCGCCGTCTTCGCCGCGCAGGCCACCATCCAGATCCAGCTGCTCATGTTCGTCGCCGACACGGTCGAATACGGCGAGCACAAGTTCGGCCGCCGCAACGACTCGGTGACGCTCTCGCTGCAGCCCGTCATCTACAAGTCGAGCTCGGCGCTCGCCAACGGCGTCGTCGCGTGGGCGGTCATCGCCTCCGGGATGCTCGACGCCGAGTCGGCGGCCGACATGACCGACGGCGGGACGACGCTCGTGAAGGTCGCGATGTTCGTCGTGCCGGGCGTCATGATCGCGCTCAGCTACCTCATCTACCGCCGCTTCTACACGCTCGATGAGGGCCGCTACGCCCAGATCGTGGAGGAGCTGCGGGAGCGGCGCGGAACCGTGGGTGCTGCGACGATCGCGGATGCGGGTGTCGAGTCGGTGGTCGAGGCATCGGCGGTCGAGGCAGAGGAGCGGCGTGGCGACTCCTGAGATCACGGCGCGCAGCCGCATCCGGGATCTGCTCGCGCATCCGCTCGGGCGCGACATCATCGACACCCTCGCCCAGCAGACGGGTGCCTCCGCGCGCCTGCTCGACAACCCGATCGTCGGCGCGCTGCGGCTCTCGGCGCTGCCGACGCTCACGCGCGGCGCGGTGGATGCGAGCTTCCTCTCCTCGCTCACGGGCCTGCTGGCGACGGCACCGGACGCGCCGACGCCCGCGGGCATGCCGCTGCGGGAAGCCTGGTTCAAGGAGGCGGTCTTCTACCAGGTGTACCCGCGCTCGTTCCAGGATTCGGATGGCGACGGCATCGGCGACCTGCGCGGGGTCCTGGCGCGGCTCGACTACCTGAAAGAGCTGGGTGTCGACGCGCTGTGGCTCTCGCCGATCTACGACTCGCCCATGGATGACATGGGCTACGACATCCGGGACTACCGCGCCATCCTCGCCGAATTCGGCACCCTCGACGACGTCGATGCCCTCGTCGCGGGGCTGCACGAGCGAGGCATGCGCCTCGTCATGGATCTCGTCGTCAACCACACATCCGATGAGCACGCCTGGTTCCAGAAGGGCCTCACGGATCCGGAGTCGCCGTATCGCGACTACTACTTCTTCGTGCACGGTGACGCCGACACCCCGCCCACCAACTGGCGCTCGTTCTTCTCCGAGTCGGCGTGGCGGCACTTCTCCGACGAGGGCGTGTGGGCGCTGCACCTGTTCTCGAGCAAGCAGATGGATCTCAACTGGGACAACCCCGAGCTGCGCGCCGAGATCATGGAGATGGTGCGCTGGTGGCGGGACCGGGGCGTCGACGGGTTCCGGCTCGACGTCATCAACTACATCTCGAAGACGCCCGGCCTGCCCGACGGCAACCGCGTGCTCGGCGAGGTGACGGGCTTCACCGGCATCGAGCACTACTTCCACGGCCCCCGCCTGCACGAGCACCTGCGCCAGCTTCGGGCTGAGGCGTTCGTCGACCCCGACTGCGTCGCCATCGGCGAGACTCCCGCGATCGGCCTGCAGGCGTCGAAGCTCATGACGGGCGACGACCGCGGCGAGCTCGACATGGTGTTCAACTTCGACCACCTCGAGAACCCGGGGAAGAACCGCTTCGACGACTACCGGTACGACCTCCGCCGGCTGAAGCGCTACTTCATCCGCTGGCAGGCGGAGATGGGCGACGGCTACTGGATGAGCCTGTTCTTCGACAACCACGACAACCCGCGCATGGTGTCGAAGGTCGATCCGCGTCCGGAGCATCGTGTGGCCGTGGCGAAGCTGCTCGCGACGATGCAGCTCACCCTGCGCGGCACTCCGTTCCTCTACCAGGGGCAGGAGATCGGCGCCGTCAACCAGCGCTTCGCGTCGCTCGACGAGCTGCGGGATGTCGAGAGCCTCAACATGGCTGTCGACCTCGCCGCCGCCGGAGTCTCGCCCGAGGACGCGTTCGCGCGCATCCTCTCCGGCACCCGCGACCACACGCGCGTGCCGATGGCGTGGGATGCGACGGGCGGCTTCACGACCGGCACCCCGTGGATCGCGGGCGACGGCGACACCTCGATCAACGTCGTCGCTCAGGAGGGCGATGCGGATTCGGTGCTCGAGTGGCACCGTCAGCTCATCGCAGTGCGCCGCGGCGACCGCGCGCTCATCTACGGCGAGACGATCACCGAGCGCTCGTCGCGTCGGGTGTGGCGGTATCGCCGGCGCCGCGATGGCGGCGAGTACCTCGTGGTGCTGAACCTCACGGATCGGCGCGCGCGCACATCGTCCCCGCCTCGCGGTGCTGAGCTGGTGATGACGAGCGGCGCTGGCGGGCGTGTGCTCGCGCCCTATGAGGCGCAGCTCTGGCGCATCCGCTGATCAGCGGGGGATGAGCACCCCGGCGAGAAGCTGGTCGGCGTAGTCCGAGGGCAGCGGCTGTCGCACGAGCACGCGGTAGAGCAGGGCGCCGATGATCGCGTCGGCCGTTGCGTCTGGGTCGAGGTGCGGATGCGCCGCGCCGGTGGCCTGCGCTCGGGCGACGGCGGCGCTGAGTGCGGCGTGGCTCGCACGCGTGCTGTGCTCGTAGAGCGCATCGGAGTCGGTGGCGTCGCCGGCCGCGGCTGCCGCGAGTCCGCGCACGAGCGTCGCGCGCTCCGGCGCCGCGGTCGCTTCGACGATCGCCGTGACGAGGGTGCGGAGGTCGGCATCCGCGGGGAGGTTCGCCGGTTCGAACCCCGCGAGAGCGCCGCCGACGACGGCCTCAGCGAGGATCGACGCCCTGCTCGACCACCATCGGTAGATGGTCTGGCGGCTCACCCCTGCGCGCGAGGCGATCGACTCGACTGTGAGCGCGTCGTAGCCGATCTCCGCGACGAGCGCAGCGGTCGCCTCGAGCACCGCCCGCCGCGACGCCTCGCTGCGGGGGCGTCCGGAGCGGCGGGGAGTGCGCATGGCTCCAACTTAGGTCAGTGGCATGCACCGAGGTCATTTACGAGACATAATGTCTCGTAATTACTCTCACCATTGAGGAGCGTCACATGGCGAACACCGCCGTCATCACCGGAGGCACCGGAGGCATGGGCCTCGCCACCGCCAAGATCCTGGGCCGCGATCACCGCATCGTGCTCGCCGACCTCAGCCAGGAGCGCATCGACGCAGCGGTCGCCGAGCTGAAGGCCGAGGGCATCGACGCCAGCGGCCAGGTCTGCGACATCACCGACCGCGCCTCGATCGAGGCACTGTTCGACGCCGCGGAGCAGGGCGGCCACGTGCGCGCCGTCGTGCACACTGCGGGCATCAGCCCGCAGATGGGCAGCGCCGAGAAGGTCGCGCACATCAACGGCTCGGGGACCGTGAACATCACGCTCGCCTATCTCGCGCGCGTGCAGGAGGGCGATGCGCTCGTCAACGTCGCCTCCATGTCGGGCCACCAGCTGCCGGGCCTGCTCATCCCGAAGGGCGCGTTCCGCAAGGCCGAGACCGACCCGGCGGCCTTCGAGAAAGCCATCGTGAAGCGCGCGGGCATCGCCAAGAAGATGAAGTCGGGGCTCGCCTACGCCATCTCGAAGACCTTCGTCATCTGGTACGTGCGCCAGAAGGCCGGCGCGTTCGGCGCGAAGGGCGCCCGCATCGTCTCGGTGTCGCCCGGCAACTTCGACACCGCCATGGGGCGCCTCGAGAAGGACCACGGCGGCGAGGCCATGATGAAGACCGCCGCGATCAAGCGCTTCGGCAAGCCGGAGGAGATCGCCGCCGCGCTCGCCTTCGCCGCGAGCGAAGCGGCCGGATACCTCACGGGCGTCGACATCCTCATGGACGGCGGCGTGATCACCGGCCAGCAGGTCGCCAAGGGCAAGTAGCCCGCATCGACGACGGCCCCGGCATCGCGCCGGGGCCGTCGTCATCTCGCGCGCGCGGTGTGCTGCGGTCAGATCCGTTCGTCGGTCAGGATCGCGACCACGTCGCACTGCACCTTCGAGCCGCCGTCGAGGGTCGCGGCCATCGCCTGGCGCGCCGGTCGGTCAGCGGGCGATGGGAACATCGCCTCCCATTCGCGGTTGAGCGCATCGCGGTCGCGGTAGTCGGCCAGCCAGAATGTCAGCTTGGCGATGTCATCGACCGAGCCGCCGACCGCATCCATGAGTTCGCGGATGCGCTCGAACACGTTCGTCATCTGCTCCTCGAGCGTGTCGGGCATCTCGAGCGACTTCGGATCACGCCCGGTCAGCACCCCCGAATGCACGAACGACCCGACGCGGCTCGCCACCGGAACCGGGTTCCGGTGGGCGAATCCCTCGAGGTAGATGCTCTCTCGCGCTCCCACGATCACGGCTCCGGGACGACGGTGTTCTCGATGAAACCGAGGCCCTCGATCTCGGCGCGCACGATGTCGCCGACCTTCAGGAAGTTGCCTGTGGGGGCGCCGATGCCGCTCGGGGTGCCGGTTGCGAGGATGTCGCCCGGTTCGAGGGTGAAGACCTGCGAGAGGTACGCGATCTGCTCGTAGATGTTGTAGATCATGTCGTCGGTGCGGTGGCGCTGGCGCTCCTCGCCGTTGACGGTGAGCACCATCTCCAGGTTCAGCGGATCGGCGATCTCGTCATCCGTCGTGAGCCACGGGCCGATCGGGCCGTGCGTGTCGAACGACTTGCCGAGCGTGAACGTGGGGGAGAGCTTCTGCAGCCAGTCGCGCACGGAGACGTCGTTCGCGACGACGTAGCCGGCGATGTGCTTTCGCGCGTCCTCGACGGAGACGTGCTTCGCACGCGTGCCGATCACCACTCCCAGCTCGATCTCGTAGTCGAGAGCATTCGAGACTCGGGGCAGATTGATGTCACCGTAGGGAGCGTTGAGGCAGCTCACCTGCTTGTTGAACCAGAACTGGCTCGTCGGCGTGGGAATGCCGGCGGCGGCCGCTTCGGCGGCGTGCTCCTTGTAGTTCATTCCGATGCCGAGATACTTCGAGGGTGCGTCGATGGGTGCCTCGAGCACGACATCCGACAGCGCAATCGCGGGACCGGTCGCCGCGAGGATCGCGCCCTTCAGTGTGGGGAGCGCGGGGAGGATCTCG from Salinibacterium sp. ZJ70 carries:
- a CDS encoding glycoside-pentoside-hexuronide (GPH):cation symporter — protein: MTTQPDSARRRQTLRNRYGFGIGTIGRDAAYTLISMFLLFYLSDILGVSQQVFATVSIVIVAGRILDAIIDPFVGVLVDNTRSRWGKFKPWIVVGILVSSALTVMMFTPWDLGEVAFVLVFSIVYVAWSAAFAANDISFWSMLPALTQSQREREKIGSFARICASIGTFSVVVAIVPVSSAIGEATGDIRSSFFWVALVIAVVMVVLQLVMVLLTQEDRTVVTESHTKFRELVTVIFRNDQLLAIAVAFVLFMTAFAVTTGFGTYYFKYVYGDVDTYGIFAAVLGVSQITALALYPLFSARMSRSRLFTIALFVVVAGYVLFFFAPPGGLLYVVIAGIAVFAAQATIQIQLLMFVADTVEYGEHKFGRRNDSVTLSLQPVIYKSSSALANGVVAWAVIASGMLDAESAADMTDGGTTLVKVAMFVVPGVMIALSYLIYRRFYTLDEGRYAQIVEELRERRGTVGAATIADAGVESVVEASAVEAEERRGDS
- a CDS encoding alpha-glucosidase — protein: MATPEITARSRIRDLLAHPLGRDIIDTLAQQTGASARLLDNPIVGALRLSALPTLTRGAVDASFLSSLTGLLATAPDAPTPAGMPLREAWFKEAVFYQVYPRSFQDSDGDGIGDLRGVLARLDYLKELGVDALWLSPIYDSPMDDMGYDIRDYRAILAEFGTLDDVDALVAGLHERGMRLVMDLVVNHTSDEHAWFQKGLTDPESPYRDYYFFVHGDADTPPTNWRSFFSESAWRHFSDEGVWALHLFSSKQMDLNWDNPELRAEIMEMVRWWRDRGVDGFRLDVINYISKTPGLPDGNRVLGEVTGFTGIEHYFHGPRLHEHLRQLRAEAFVDPDCVAIGETPAIGLQASKLMTGDDRGELDMVFNFDHLENPGKNRFDDYRYDLRRLKRYFIRWQAEMGDGYWMSLFFDNHDNPRMVSKVDPRPEHRVAVAKLLATMQLTLRGTPFLYQGQEIGAVNQRFASLDELRDVESLNMAVDLAAAGVSPEDAFARILSGTRDHTRVPMAWDATGGFTTGTPWIAGDGDTSINVVAQEGDADSVLEWHRQLIAVRRGDRALIYGETITERSSRRVWRYRRRRDGGEYLVVLNLTDRRARTSSPPRGAELVMTSGAGGRVLAPYEAQLWRIR
- a CDS encoding TetR/AcrR family transcriptional regulator; this translates as MRTPRRSGRPRSEASRRAVLEATAALVAEIGYDALTVESIASRAGVSRQTIYRWWSSRASILAEAVVGGALAGFEPANLPADADLRTLVTAIVEATAAPERATLVRGLAAAAAGDATDSDALYEHSTRASHAALSAAVARAQATGAAHPHLDPDATADAIIGALLYRVLVRQPLPSDYADQLLAGVLIPR
- a CDS encoding SDR family oxidoreductase; protein product: MANTAVITGGTGGMGLATAKILGRDHRIVLADLSQERIDAAVAELKAEGIDASGQVCDITDRASIEALFDAAEQGGHVRAVVHTAGISPQMGSAEKVAHINGSGTVNITLAYLARVQEGDALVNVASMSGHQLPGLLIPKGAFRKAETDPAAFEKAIVKRAGIAKKMKSGLAYAISKTFVIWYVRQKAGAFGAKGARIVSVSPGNFDTAMGRLEKDHGGEAMMKTAAIKRFGKPEEIAAALAFAASEAAGYLTGVDILMDGGVITGQQVAKGK
- a CDS encoding RidA family protein, with amino-acid sequence MGARESIYLEGFAHRNPVPVASRVGSFVHSGVLTGRDPKSLEMPDTLEEQMTNVFERIRELMDAVGGSVDDIAKLTFWLADYRDRDALNREWEAMFPSPADRPARQAMAATLDGGSKVQCDVVAILTDERI
- a CDS encoding fumarylacetoacetate hydrolase family protein, which translates into the protein MKIARYRIADGPARLGRVDGTSLVDISDVPGVGTSLREILPALPTLKGAILAATGPAIALSDVVLEAPIDAPSKYLGIGMNYKEHAAEAAAAGIPTPTSQFWFNKQVSCLNAPYGDINLPRVSNALDYEIELGVVIGTRAKHVSVEDARKHIAGYVVANDVSVRDWLQKLSPTFTLGKSFDTHGPIGPWLTTDDEIADPLNLEMVLTVNGEERQRHRTDDMIYNIYEQIAYLSQVFTLEPGDILATGTPSGIGAPTGNFLKVGDIVRAEIEGLGFIENTVVPEP